Genomic window (Helianthus annuus cultivar XRQ/B chromosome 3, HanXRQr2.0-SUNRISE, whole genome shotgun sequence):
TACATAACCACATCAGGTTCACAAAGTTTTTGTTTGATGAGCTTCTTGAATAACATCTCTACTTCAAGAATCCTATCTTCTAGGACGAGTCCATCTAAGAGTGCACTATATATGAACTGATTCGGTGCAATAGCACGCCTAAAACAACAGCCTAGGAGTGCAAACCCGTCTTTGGTGCGATACAACTGGCAACAACACTTGATTGCAATGCTCATAGTGTAATTACTAACAGGAAGGCCAAGAGAACACATTTGGTTGAAAAGATGAAGAGAGGTAGAAAAATGTTTCATTTTAGTAACAGAGGTCAACAACTGATTAAACTGAACAACAGATGGAAGAGGGCGTCTCTGTGACATTTCATCGAACAGGTTGAGTGCATGATTCAAGTTGGTGATTTTATATGAACATCAGGTTGCAAGCCTTTATCAATTAGGTCATGGAAAAGATTCTTTGCAATATCCACTTTCCCATATTTTCCTGCACCATTGATGAGGATATTGTACATAGCAATATCAGAATTAAGCTTGCTATCACCTACCAAATGAAACAAAGAGAGAGCTTCTTCTACTTGACGATTTTTGCAAAGGCCCTCTAAAACTATTCGATAAGTGCATTCATTTGGAATTTGGCCTTGTGCATACATCTCATCAAAGAGTTTGTGTGCATCTACACAACGCCCAACCTGAAAAAATCCTTGTATCATGGTGTTGTAAGTGACTACATCGGGTTTTAAACCTTTTCCGGACATTTCACGAAACATTTGCTCAGCCTTCTCAATATTCAGATTCTTGCAATACCCATTCAATAAACTACTGTAAGTAACAACATTAGGAACGAGACCTCTAAGTGTCATTGAATCAAAAATCTCCCTTGCTTTGAACATTTCCCGTCGCAGACAGTAACCATCAATAAGTGAGCTATATGTCACTAAGTCTGGAGCCTTACCTCTCTCAACCATGATGTTGATAACAGCCTCAGCTTCTTCTACTTTACCTTCCTTGCAAAAAGCATCAACTAATACAGTAAAGGTCTGCACATTTGGAGAAATGTTCTCATCCTCCATTTCTTTTAGCAGCTTTGAGGCCTCATCCCAACGACCTAAGTTACAAAGGCCACGAATTAAAGAGGTGTAGGTGATGACATTTGGTAAAATTCCTTTTTCAAATACCATCTCTTTAAAGAGCTTGAAAGCATCATCCATCATTTTATCCTTGCAAAGACTATCAATGATGGTGTTATATGTAACAATATCAGGCTTGCAGTTCTTTTGCTCCATCAGCCTGAGCAAAGCAAGTGCTGTAACGTTATTACCGAACTTGCAAAGCCCTTTAATCATTGTACTGTAGGTAACTACGCTAGGTTCACAAAGTTTTTGCTTGATGAGCTTTTTGAACAGCATCTCCGCTTCAAGAATCTTATCTTCAAGTACAAGTCCATCTAAGAGGGCATTATATATGTACACATTGGGTGAAATAGCTCGCCTAAAGCAGCATCCTAGGAGTGCAAAACCGTCTTTGGTGCGATGCAGCTGACAGCAACACTTGATTGCAATGCTCAATGTGTATTTATCAAGAGGGACACCAAGGGAACACATTTGTTTGAAAAGATTAAGTGCATAAGTAAAATGTTTCATTTTGGTAACAACGTTCAACAACTGAGTAAACTTAACAACAGATGGCAAAGGGTGTCTGTGTGACATTTCATCGAACAGGTTCAGGGCATCATTTAAGTTGGTAATTTTATCAAACAAAGATCGATTTGAGGAAACATTGCGAGTATCGGAATGTAAACCTATGTGGAAAGATGAGAAAGGGGTTTCGGAATGAAGAAGGAAGGATTTGGTCGTGAAATTACCTCTGAGTTTGATGAAAGCTATGCGATTCATCATCTTCGGCAGCAAACAGAGTAGAAGCCTTCAACCTATCTACGAAATCTGTAGTTTAAGGGGTGtgtctctttatctttttcaaactcTGGTTTTTTGGAAAATTTAGGGCATGTTTTGCTAAGTTTTTCCAACCCATTAACCCAACTTATGACTTATTGGCTTAGACCGTAGGATATGATGGGGGCGGAGGTTTGAGACTTTGGAGCATGGGAtgacacgtggagttcgagcccccgctggtgagtgacgtgtccgtgagatatggcggggcgtggctagcccgcgtgggttAGCCaggtttattaaaattaaaaaaaaaaaacctaaaattaaaaatacacacaaaatttaaaaaaaaaaacctaaaattattattaaaattacaaaattctaccaaaaaaggatttaaaaaaaaaagcctaaagcgTTAGGTAGATCAAGGGCTAGCTCTTCCTCGTGCGTCCAAGAGGCCAATAACAGGTCTCACcgggttggcggcccttcatcACGTCCACGACGCTTGTGACAAGGGCTAGCTCTTCCTCGTGCGTCCAAGAGGCCATCGATCAAGTGTGTGTGGGTAGCGGTTCGGGTAGGTGGAGTGACTTGGGTTAGGGTAGCGATGTGGACAGCGATGGGTTTGGGGGTTTTATAGCGAGTTGGCTGAACCGCTTGGCTTGGTCAAACGATTATATTTTGAAATTTAAATGTAGCCGCTATGACTTAGCCAACAAGCGAATAGGAGCCGACCACGTaggaccgctaggcatgcccaacgcccgggctgaaacccccgcccaaggggccacgcccaaacccaagcccacccggggtggtgacttgggcatttgtacccaactCACGCCCCAACCCACGCCCTATACCCCATAGTCTTAATCAGAAAGCTAAAAAATGAGTTTTAGTATTTGGGAAGCCTAAAAGTCCTTTTCAAAATGATTTTTTGTAAAGGAGAAAAAGTTatcaaaaagtcatttttgagAAGTTAGGGGCTTGTGactttttgatcagtttataactTTTCAAATATCAAATTACCAGATTACCCCTGATTTAACACTTCTTATATTATTGACTTATGAAAGAATGTCCCTTTTAGTTATTTTcatcaataagctaagccaaacactttttaaaaacaattattgacttattgactttcctcaccccataagctaatccaaacactatttttaaaactcaaataagcttagccaaacatgcccttaataAGTCATAAtatagggcatgtttggctaagcttattatagttaaaaaggacttttgggaaaagactttttgaaaaggagtttttaaaaaaaatgtttggattagcttattgatgtaaaatgactaaaatggtcATTCTTTTAGATATAAGGGGGTAAAgaaggggtatattggtaatttgtagtttgaaaagttaaaagctggccaaaaagtcacaatattgtgacttcttgaaacctcctttttcttctttgcaaaAAGTCATTTCTAAAAGGACTaaacacaaaaacaacttattggctttttgataagtcaataagccaataaattgttttgaaaagcttagccaaacatgtcCATAATAGAGTGATTTATTGACTTTTACCCTCATATACACTTTCAATCCCAAACATCATTTAACTTTTaaaaaagtcaataagttataagttgcAAAAATAAGCAATCCTAAACACCCTCTAAATAATTAATGAAAAAGATGAAACGGCTCTTCACCTATTCGGGTCCTGTCGTATCGCGCAGCAGGTATGGGACTTTATCAGCGGATGGTGTAGGATTAAGCCTATTTTTGTGTTGGATTTAAAAGATTTAGCAAACTTACATAACCACAATCGTGAGTCGAAGAACTGGAAAACGCTGGTAAATTTGATCATTCAAACAACAATCTGGAGTATATGGAAATGCCGAAACTGTGTGATTTTTTTACCAAAAACAGGTCATCGTGGCAAACTTAATTGAGGAAGTTAAAGCTATTGCCTTCTTATGGTTCCGGAGCAGAACGAAATGGCACGATCTCACCTGGGAAACATGGATTTCTTTTGATTTAGCATGTTTGGGTTTGTAATTTATATTTTGGTTGTTGTATGTTTTTGGTGGTCTAGTTAACAAGATGTTAGCCTGCTCACTTTTTGGTGTATAAAATCTTTTTGTTGGCCTTTCAAAAATAAAGTTTAAATAACTTGTGTTCGAGCCAATGAGGTAGTGCTAGAGTGGGTGGGGAAAGAATTGGTGTTCCTTATGACCCATGTTCAATTCTCACTCTcctcattattttctgcggcgTCTAGGTGAAgagcgaatacgggtggcgccggttcgaCTTGGATGAGaagcgaggttttaccgattattcaaTTGTCGTGCCTTCGGGTGGGTGAAGGTCGGGTTTCCGTGCATCTGGGGAGAGCCAAGaggctggcggcggtcgagtagtcgatcTTGGCCATAACGCCCAGTGTCACGGTGGTTGGCACGTCGTTccttgtcgt
Coding sequences:
- the LOC110932602 gene encoding LOW QUALITY PROTEIN: pentatricopeptide repeat-containing protein At1g62914, mitochondrial (The sequence of the model RefSeq protein was modified relative to this genomic sequence to represent the inferred CDS: deleted 2 bases in 1 codon) gives rise to the protein MSHRHPLPSVVKFTQLLNVVTKMKHFTYALNLFKQMCSLGVPLDKYTLSIAIKCCCQLHRTKDGFALLGCCFRRAISPNVYIYNALLDGLVLEDKILEAEMLFKKLIKQKLCEPSVVTYSTMIKGLCKFGNNVTALALLRLMEQKNCKPDIVTYNTIIDSLCKDKMMDDAFKLFKEMVFEKGILPNVITYTSLIRGLCNLGRWDEASKLLKEMEDENISPNVQTFTVLVDAFCKEGKVEEAEAVINIMVERGKAPDLVTYSSLIDGYCLRREMFKAREIFDSMTLRGLVPNVVTYSSLLNGYCKNLNIEKAEQMFREMSGKGLKPDVVTYNTMIQGFFQVGRCVDAHKLFDEMYAQGQIPNECTYRIVLEGLCKNRQVEEALSLFHLVGDSKLNSDIAMYNILINGAGKYGKVDIAKNLFHDLIDKGLQPDVHKITNLNHALNLFDEMSQRRPLPSVVQFNQLLTSVTKMKHFSTSLHLFNQMCSLGLPVSNYTMSIAIKCCCQLYRTKDGFALLGCCFRRAIAPNQFIYSALLDGLVLEDRILEVEMLFKKLIKQKLCEPDVVMYNTMIKGLCKFSINVTALALLRLMEQTNCKPSIVTYSTIIDSLCKDKMMDDAFKLLNEMVYDKRILPDVITYTSLICGLCNMGRWDEASKMLKEMEDENISPNVKTFTALVDAFCKEGKVKEAEAVINIMIERGEFPDIVTYNSLIDGYCLRGEMIKAREIFDSMTLRGLIPNVVTYNSLLNGYCKNLNIEKAVQLFHEMTGKGLKPNVVTYNTMIQGFFQVGRCVDARKLFDEMHAQGQIPDQCTYGIVLEGLCNNRQVEEALSLFHLMGDSRLTSDIVVYTILIDGAGKCGKFHIDI